The Molothrus ater isolate BHLD 08-10-18 breed brown headed cowbird chromosome 2, BPBGC_Mater_1.1, whole genome shotgun sequence DNA segment TCCAGGACAGGAAGAGAGTGCAactgtattttattctttccttttgtcACCCCAGCCCCTCTAGCCTGCCTTGCAGTGTTTGTCACTTAAGGGTCTGATATGGCCCTACACGGGGAAGTATTAACCTGCAGGTTACACGGAGGGGAGACTGAGGGCTTCAGTAGGTGCCCTATTAGTACTGCCAAATGCGGAGCACATTGCCACATTGCAGGGAGTCCCTGAGAGCTTTCTCCCCTCTTGGCTGAAAACTGGATGTGAACTAAGGACTTCATATGACAATGACTTATTAGATCATCTAATAGTTTGTCCAGGTCTGGACAAGATCATCCACGCTCTATTTCTCTGTACCCTGTCTAGCTCAAGTGCCTTCACCACAAAGCCTTGCATTCCTCTCCATGGGCTTGAGCCCACAACCCTCATGACAAGGGAGCTACACATCACTCTGCTAATGAAGCAATTGACTTTAAAAGAGCTTTGAAGCAGAGTCAGCAAAGCATTTGGCATGGTATGCTCCCAGATGCCAAAACGATAAGGGCATTGTGTAATCGAATACCAGTGAACTAATATGTTCCAGTTTTGCagccttaaaaaagaaaagaaagaaagaaaaggggaaaaatagagGCAGCGCTGTGACCTTCTCAGTGAAACCCCCAAAGAGAGCTGGGACGAAACAAgacagcctcctcctctcctgttttaattttcctaatttaGTTACATGATTTGTATTGAATAAAAGATGTGGAAATAAAACAGATGACAATTATTATATCATGACTATTATTTCATGATAGGAGAGGCGTATAAAACTCACGATGAACAGAGGCAACATCAAAGCACATTGTTCCTCAGCTACATTTTCTatgccaaagaaataaaaataacagttgTGTTACAGGGGTGCACATGGCAAGACTGGAATACTTGtagcagagaagaaattttgTGGCCATTCCTCGAAAACAAGGTAGCGGTAGCACACATTAGCTAAAGCAGCAGTTATCCAGTggagaaaattattaataaactGAGATTATATAAGAGTACTCATTATGAAACTGCTCAAATTCACTCTAATAAATAACCAAATAGATctcttcagaatattttatgCACAAAAACTGTAATATGTCAAGCTCTGTCTGTTATTTCAATTATACTTTACATTTCCTCAATGTATCTTGTCAATATACTTCAACTTTTATGACTGCTACCTCAATACACATATCTAACTGGACAGGGAAGATCTGCACCTCAGATTTCCCCAATAAGCTCCAGTCGGCTCATTGGTAAGATAAGGTATGAACAGAAGGATAATATCTCACCTGGTACTTTTAATAAGAACTAATTTTAGGGGACCAGATTAAAACCTATGTTTGTGTACCTAATTCTCAGGCATCCAATTTCTATGGGTTGGTGTTTCAGTTCTAAGGCAAAAATTTTCACTTTGAGGTAAAAGCATAGAGTGCCAAACAGCTCATAAGGTGTTTCACATGCTCTGTTGTTGCCTAGTTTCACAGCCAGTTTATAGTTCCTGTATTTTTGCACCCATTAATTCTCTCTTGTTTCATAGTTAAACTGTAAGCTCTATACCCTTCTCTCTTGTTTCATAGTTAAACTGTAAGCTCTATACCCCAGCCTTTTGTAAGGTTCCCAGAACAACAGGACTATGCTGGCTGACAGAAATCTTCTACTCCCATATgagtaataaataataataactgTGAATACAACTGTGATTTTTGTGTACAAGCATGTCTGGAGGAGCCGTTCAAGTAACTCTCAAACTGATCATAAAGGGGTTTGGTTTTCCATTGCCTCGAGACATTTGTCCCTGAGCAGAGACTGTGTATTGTCACTGTGATTCTTTACCAGACCCCCACAATAGCATTTCACACTCTGGGGATGGCAATGAAAAACTCAAGACAATGGAAAATCAGGACCTTCACTCTGGAAGTGTCTGCAGTCCTTGAGAGGACCCCAACTCGCTCAAAGGGAGACTATTTcacttgaagaaaataaaacagaagagcCTTCTCCAAAAATTGGTCCGAACTTTTTCTTGGCAAAAGCTTatttttgggtttgcttttccctctttttgaGACAGCAACTATTCCTCTCATTTTCTGTGCCCAGGCCTGTTTCCAGAAGTAAGACCCCTCTCACTACTCTTAGCTCAAGGATATGATACTATGATTAGCACTTGAGTATGAGAAGGCAGGTTGAAATGTCTGCTACAGGCATGTTCATGTTTTTCTAACAAAAGTTAGCTGGAGATAGTCCTTTCACAGAGAATAGCTGTAACCCTCAGCTTCAGTACAGGCATAAGGCTGATGTTCTGTCCCCCAGACTGCTGATGGGATCTGCTAGGGCTTCAGTCTCTGGTAAGGGAGATGCTTCCCATGATTTCAAGATTTCCTTTCCTGTAACTGAAAGTGCATGACAAAAATTCTGAGAACCACATTAGGTTTTGGGATACAGGCAGTTGCATTAGATGCACTCCTATTCACTGCACTTTCCAAAATAGAACTGCCAGTGTATAACTGTACAtgcattttttttgctttgcctcAGAAGCAGTTGAGGCAGGACATCAGGCCCTGAGacttttttggggtgggaagaAAGAGGTTAGTGTTGCAGATGGAAATGGGGCTGACTGGACTCTAAATTTCACCCAAAGCCATTAGACAATGGCATTAATCTTCCTTCCTCTAGTATGGCAGTAGAAAGGAGCTGATATTCAGGAAAAGACCTGTCTGTACACAAGAACATAATCTAAGTAGGAACTAAGAAGAAAATCCCTATCATCATAACAGTGACTGCCCTCACGTGTTAATTCCAGGAGCCATTCTTTGTGCTGGTTAGAggtcaggagcagcagggacattTATTATCCTGTCTTCCTCAGCTgtcttcttctctctcttccctggTACAGATGTAGGAGTTACTGGTGGATGTGCAAACAAGGAGAATGCAGCAGCTGTGTTTCATATAACAGCACAGCCTTTGTTGTTGACACCCGAGCCTTGGAACCTTTTGGTGACTCAAACACCAGCCAAGGAGAAAGCCAAAGAGGGTGAAACTGTGGTCTTGAACTGTCATCTTAACAGTCCACAGCATCCCTCCCTGACTGACCTGATGGTGAAATGGTacaaagaagatgaaaaggGGCAGATGGACCTGCTAGAAGAGAATGTGACCATCCTGCCAAATAATTCCAGGATCTTCATGAGTGGAGACTTGTCCCAAGGGGATGTTTCCCTGATTATCCTCAATGTGACAACCAGTGACCAtggtatttatttctgtgaggTTACACTTCCAGACGGGAAGGTAGTAACCGGAGATGGCACAAAGCTCAGGATCAGGAGGGCTCTGGGTAATACTTGGAgttatttacttatttactttgttcatctttgtttttcctccaaAGCTGGTCTGCACACTGGTAGAAAGAGAGAAGTTGCCCTGTTTGGCCTCTGGCAGTAAGGGCCTGGTGTCATGGAGTGTAATTGCTCTATAacatttctcattatttttgtaAGGCCAGCTAAAATTCACTAGCTTGTCTCTATAAAAAATCACAGGTATTATTATAAGGAGGAGCATTTACACCACAAAAAGGAGTAATGTTATCCATAAAAATAAAGTCACTGCAAAGAATGAAGCAGCCAGACAAGTTCCCCTTGTACTCACAGTTCTGGCAGAACCCCCATGAGTGACAGGTGACAAGGTACCATCTCAAGGAACAGCTCTAGACCCCTTTTTTTTGATGTTATTTCTCTTCAACCCACTAACTTGCATAGTCATTCCTGAACTCTGAATGACATAAGTAATCCCACGATAATCACGAGGATCCTATGTAATATGATCGTTATATAATTTCTGATTAACTTCATTCCCATTAAAGTAGCATTAGAAGTGCCATGTTATGTTTTCTTAGCCCCACAGATACACACTAGGCATATTAAGTAAAGAGGTAACTTGCTatgtctgcagcagctggaaatgtcAAACTTTCCTTTTATGTAGGCTAAACAGATTCCAGTCCCAAAAAGTCAACACATTAGAGGGGTTATTATCTTATTATCTAATTAACAAAAAATGCCTCCTTCTGTGTCAAGAGTAAATTATGCAAGTgccattttcctctttctcatcACCAAAGCTTCTATCTCACCAAGATTCACTAAGTCTTTGGCCTCTTGAGCCTGATTTACTAATTTTTATAACATTACTCAGTTTAAACTGTAACACTAAAGCAAGCAAACTGTGCCCCTCTGCAAGGGCTTTGGTCGCGTGTCTAATGAGGTCTCCTGTTGGCTTGATCTCATAGTCTCAGTAGCACAGGTTACTCTTGAAATGTCTGCACTCTGGCCAGCATAATTGCCTTTCTATGTTCCTGAGATGATGAAATGTATATTTTAGGCACTATGCTATCTCTGTCATGCAACAGTCCCAAGAGCAACCAGTAAAGAAGGGACTCCAGTGGAGCTGTCTCTGCTCTCTTGTGCTGTCTCCCTTGGAAGTAGATAGGCAGACCAATGGTTTTCCTGAAGTtgtcagaataatttttttcctttcaaaaataaagtGTACAGGCCTGAGTCCCATTAACTCAAGCAGCAGCTTCTTTTACCATCCCATAGTGTCTTGCTGTTGAGGGAGATTTCTGGGATGATGGGGCTGCCCTGTCTCTAAAGCACCAGATAGCATAGCAGCTTAGGAATGCTGCTTAGGAGTTCCTACAtaggaatgaaaaaaatcagtagctCTGTAGTGCAAGTCACTCTTCCGTGTAGAAGGGATTTCATGTCAGACAAGACATCAGCATCATCATAGTAAGCATCTTcctctgcagccactgcagaAAAGATGCTGGCTACATTGCATATACTTGTCTGGAAAACATTTTACATCTCTCTCTGTCTTCCTTTCTCCCCCAGGCTTGTTTGGTATAGAAGAATCCATTGGAACAATCATTGGGGTTGTGGCAGCTGGTATTGGAGGCATAGTGGTTCTGATCATTGTTTTAACCCCACAGCTGAGGAAGTGCATCCTCTGCATGAGACAGGAGTCTCACCAAAGGTACCTGTGTTTTAACTGAAAGACAAATAAGACATTTACTTACCTCTGGTCAGACATGGGATCTGGTTCAGAAAACAAGCAGTGTGAATGAAACTCTAACAGAGCTGGTTCTGCGTTCCATCAGTTTTTCAAATAGTTTTTTGTTTATGTTGGGTAGAGCTTTACCAATGGGCCTAATGAGTTACCTATAAAAGGAATAATAGGATCTTCTTTAGTTGCCACTTTGGACTAAGAGTTTTTCAATGAGATGCTGCAGCTTCTTTTAACAAAGACCAAGGACCCATTCAGTTCTTTTCTGCTTATACTGAAGGATGGTTCTTCCTCCTGCCAATTTCGTGCTTACATCTGTATTCTTGCAATGCTTTTGTACAGAAAACCTATGATGGCTTAGGTATGTGAGGTGTGGTTTATAAAGTCTTACTTAAAGATCTATCTTCTATTAGATCAGCTGATAACGTTGGGAAAACCAGGCATTTCCACCATACATGAGCCAAAGAAATGCCCCGATAAGAGGCTGATGTACCCAAAAGCTCGCCTACTTTTTTCTATTCTGTCAACTAACTGATCTAATTTGAGGAGACTGACACTGCATTTTGAAACAAGTTTAGTTCCCATTTTGAGCAACCCAAGATGTGGTATGCGTTTCAGAGCGAGCTCAGCTGACTTTTTGCATTCATTGAGGAGACGTGTGATTTGCACCTCTTCTCCTGGCGCTCAAAAATCTTGCTCAGCctgatgaaaaaaatcccctcctTGAAGGGCTGAAggaagagctgtgcctgcagttcACTGGAGCGCTGCCGCCACCTGATGGACAGCGTAGCGGGGACAAGGACACGCCGGGAGCTCTGCCGCTCTCTCCGGGGAGGATCTTCCAGCCCTCGCTGGGAAGCGCACTCCCTTCCATAGGTTGATGCTGTCCACACAGCAGCATCCCTCTGCAAACGCTCTATATTAAGAATTCACAACTTCTTTTGCCAGAAAGCCTCGGAGGAGTTTATTGTGTTGTCCTGACTCTGTTGCTCGCTCATtgtctctcctttccttcttgcTCAGCATAGCTTGAGGTAAAGCATTGTGGGAGTCTCTGGGATATGCAAAGCCTGCAGGTGGAACAACTTCTGATGCCCCATAAGCCAAATAAATGGAATTCTAGATGGAATAAAAGCCTTTGCCTCTACGTGTTGACTTTggcatttttgtttttgttagcaagcttctttttcctgcagctttgtCAGCCACAGTGGCATATTTACCATCCTCCTGCAGCAAGAAGCAAAACAgctttttgtgaagaaattaatattaTCACCTGCAAAAACTCCACTTAGTTTGGCCACACATCTCTGAATTTAGACTCTGATGGAGCACCCTGGGTCTCTCTGTGCCATTAGCTCTTATTTTAAAGGTGCAGTTCAAAGTTTGTCAGCTGAGTTTCAGCAGACAGAAGGAGCCCAGACTAgccaggtgctccaggtgcccatGGTAGCACCTCCCCAAGGAAATCAAAAGCGTTGCAGGCTTGAGCGGCTCCCACCTGTCTGTGCCTCCTGCCAAAGAGGCTCTTGTCCTGGTGGCTTGTCCAGCCTAAATGCTTGTGACAAAGATGCAAAGAGGGCCCACTGGTACATAGCAACTCCTGGCTGAAAGAATGGGATTTTGGTTTCTCGTGCCAGAAGGAAATGTAGCATTTGAATATAAGCCTTTaatactcttaaaaaaaaaaaaaaaaagagagatgaaagATTTGCTTGACATGACTGATGTTCTCCACGGCCACTGTTTCCTGATATGACAATAATTGATTCCCAGGCAGTCAGTAACTGGGGGACATGCCAGTATAGGAGACTATGGTAATCacatatcctctgaacagagagagacttaattctctcccaggattttcctgagaagctgtgagaaagctcagagaaaacaattcttatcttcacttgctgcacctgttaTTGTGcccatgtggaatgtgttatggagattgtttaccaaaagAGTGATTTCCTAATTGGACTCTagtgatggtgttttgattGAGTGACCAATTGGATCCATGTGCATATCGGACTGACTGGCAAGGGTGATGGGTTTTTcttatagtatagtatagtatagtgtAGTATATTTATTGTATTATAGTGTAGTGTAGTGTGGTGTAGTGTAGTGTAGCTCAATAAAAcatttgttcagccttctgcaatcatggagtcaatgcaCATCATTCCTGAgtcaggtctgctgctgctactATAGGAGACCCTCTTCTACATGTATCAGAGAGCAGTGTATCAGCTCTGAAGCCTGTGGAGCAGTGAGTATATTCTTTTGCAAAGTGTGGGTATGCCTCTAGTAAGCAAAGTCAGAAATCCTTGCTGATCTTGCAACTGCAATAGCCCAGTGTAACTCTGCTTACCCTTGAACACAGCTCAGAAGTGTCTCCAGTGCTGTGATGCAGGAGCATGAGGGATAAGACAACTGGGTTctaagcaacctggtctggttAAAGGTGACCCTGCTCATTGCACAGAGATTGAAACTGAATGATATTTaaaggctccttccaacccaaactaccCTATGAGtctatgattaaaaaaaaaaaagtgctattTGGTGACAGGAGATGTGTTCCCACTGCACCACAGACCAAACCCTCTGTTTCTGCAAAAGTATGATCAGAGCAGAATCTTCCCTTTGCTTCATCATATATGTTAcctgtcacagaatcacaggctGGGTAGGTTGGAAGGGGCACagtggatcatctggtccaacctccctgctcaggcagggtaattccagagcacatggcacaggatggTGTCCAGACAggtctggaatatctccagtgagggacactccacaacctctctgagcaacctgttccagtgcttggtcacaTGCACATTAAAGAAGTTGTTCCTCCTGTTCAGGTAAAACTTCTTGTGCATCAGTTTCTACTCAATGCTTTCTTGTTCcattgcttggcaccactgagcagagcctgacaccctcccttcagtTATTCATAGACACTGATGAGGTtccctctcagtcatctcttctcaaggctgaacagaccCAGGTCCCTCAACCTTTCTTCATAAGAGAGATACTCCAGACCCTTAATCACTCTTTTGTCACCTGTTGTTTCCCCAGTGGGTGTCAGAGTAGGTAAAGTCCCCCACCAGAACCAGGGTCTGTGACTGTGAGGCTGCTTCAAGCTGTCTGTAGAAGACCTCATGCACTTTCTTTCTCCTGTTCAGGTGGCCTGTAGCAAACACCCACAACAATGTTACCTCTATTAGTCTGCCCTTTTTTCCTAACCCATGAGATCTTGACTTGCTTGTTGTCCACCCAAAGACAGAGCTCGATGCATTCCAAGTGCTCTCTCACAGACAGGAAAATCCACCACTGCACCTTTCTGTCTGTCTCATCTCCCCATAAATCCTGGACTGATAGAAATTCTCTCACACCATTGTTAGAtctggaaaataaggaaaatttttaTTCCACTACCTTCAAGTTCAAATTGTTTGAAGAAAGGTACTAAAAAGACTATTCTGGCCCCCCATATCTGACATGGCAGGTGGGATGAGTCTGTCCACATAAAAAGTCTGGCCAGAGGATGAAGTGAGGATTGTatggggctgctccccagcacttGGCTGCTTCTTGGTCACACAGGCACACCATTTTTTCACATCGGTCTGTCAGGTtatctgcaaaagaaaatgtgagCTGAGGTTGAGAGATTCTGTATCAAAGGCAAGAAACAGttttaggaggaaaaatccccTAAAAAAGCAGCCCTTGGGGATCaaaggctgtggcagcaggatcAACATGTTGTGTTGTGGGTGGATTTGaccctcccctgccctctctATCAACAGATCTGACCTTGACTGTGACAAAGAGCATCAGAAATTAGCAGCTAAATGTAGATTGGTAATGCTTATAAAAATCTGCTCATCACAGAGCACTCCCTGCTTCTAGATCTGTGTGAACTATGAGGATTTAATTCAGTAGTCaaagctgaaaaggaaaattgtttAATCTTAGCCTCAGGTAAAAATATTCCACTGTTCCTCAGTCTGTGAATTTCCCTTCTAACTTCTCCCTCTGCAAAACAGActgatttcaaaagaaaaaaacactacTTTGAAAGAAGGAGCCTCCCAGAGGGATATTCAGAAACCTGAGGGCGTCAGAGCACCCACCAGGCATCCTTCACTCTTGCTGTACCAGTTGCTGCTGTCTCTCTCTGATCACAGCAGAGGAGCCAAGGAGCTTTGCAGCAGGGCCAGGTACCTGATTTTTATGAGCTAGCAGCTAACAAAGTGATCAAAGTCATGCATGGAACTATACAGGAATGCAAATATATGACTACATGGCCATAAATAACATCAAAGCCACTAGCTTAGAAGGCTACATTGCAAATGACTGAGTTTGGGTTAATGAACCTCATCCCACCTATAGGTGGTTTAAATGCAGTTGTTTggttaatattattttaaaggacaGTACCTTGTTTCTTTGAGGCTGCTACCATGGATTATCTAACAGACACAAAACCCTGCACTAGGCAAAGTTTAATGTGCCAGTGCACATGGGCTTCACTCCAAAACCAATTGGAATGAGTATaggaattttttcagatttcactGGACTTTGATGGATCAACCCTGtatcagaaaaataagaaagctgTTCGGAATAATCATGTATTTACTGCTAAAAGTGTTTTAAGGGTCAATGAGGACTTAAGGCCACTCTTCTCTTAGCTACCAGTCTTGCCTGATACTCTCCTTACCCCTGTGCTCCTTGAGCTCTTCCTATGCTGTGCCACCAACTGTTCATCAAATGTGAGTACAAAAGTCTGGATCTGTAACATTCATTCAAgaggaatgattttttttttttaccaaacCCCACAACTAACAGCCTTTTCTATATTCCAGATATCTATTGAATGGAATTTGCCTACAGGTGATGGCATATCTAGACTGAAGAATATAGTTTTGCCAGTTTTTTTCATTCCACAAACAAAACTACCTAATGGTAGCAAAAAGAGGAGAAACACCAAGTAAAAtgagtttctgtttattttacatGAAAATGTCTGTATTTATGGTACAGTGTCAGGCAGCAGGCATCTAATTCCTGTTGCATTGAAATGACAGTGCAAACAGTTCTGCTTCTAACACTTCTGGACATCATTACCCTGAGCTCAGCAAGCATGCCTGGAAATTTAATTCTTCATCTCTTTTGTTTGAATGGGGTCAGACATTATACTTTCACATCCCAGTAAGACCTGCCAGTGCTGTAGCCTGGGGTAGGAAATTTGCCTTCAAAACGCATTTCTATAGTTCCTCCTCATCAGGGATATTAGGGGGAGTGTAGCCTTCTGAGGGCTTGTGGAGAACAGTTGATGGATGCATCAGGTCTTGCCTGGACATCAGTTAAGGAATTAATGATATTTGTTTAACTCATGCTTGTTGGCCAAGTCAGAGCAACTGCAGCCTGATGCACTCCTATGTCCACTGCCATGGACTGAATGATACATCTCATATCTGCAACTTGGATTGGTCCTTCACAGCAAAGAGAAACAGGACTTTTCCCCTGTAAAATGACTAGCAGAAAATATCAGTCAGCTGTGGAAATAtggcaggaggaagagcagtTGTACATTAAAGTGACGCATTCCTTTGCCAGGACTTTGTATTTACTAGATTGTTCTGGAACTAGGAAAAGAGCAACTGCAGATGTGCTGTGTCCCATCCCCTATCTGCTGGCAGATCTTCAGCTGCTGGTGAGGTTGAGGATTGCACCAGTAAAATAGGTTTTCTGATAAGGTAGAAATAGTCTTTTAATGTTCTAGCAAGTAACTTTGATGATTATGGGGATAAGTTTTACTCTCacaatttcttttcaaactttCAAAGTCTTCTACAATGGATTTTACTACCAGGAGATTTCTGGAGACTTAGAAACACAAGTGACAAATTCTAAGACTCAAGTCATCTGGTGGATGTCAAAACAAACTGCACAAGACACTGACGGGCTCTGACTGTGCAATTCAAACCCTCTTGACTGGGTACCAGCTGtagagctgagcacagcccacACTTGTTGTCTGCCTGAAGTAGTCGAGAGCATTTGATTCTGCATGGTTCCAAATCCCTGCTGGAACCCCAAAACTTCAGGCTGGAGCCCCAAATGGGGCAGAGGTGCAGGCTGGCATCCTATTTAACCTATCTTGCAGCCATGCTAAATAGCCTGGCTCTTCTCTAGCAGTGCTTAAGGGTAGTAAAAAAGTGGACATCCCTGCTGAAGGGAGGGCCATAACTGCAATGGAAAGAGCACCCCCAAAGACCCCCAGCTGTAGGAAGAGGCACGCTTAATGCCAGTGAGCAGAAAGTCTCCAGAGAGTCATCTGCATCCCTGCCAAACTAAGATGGTTTGGGGTCTCCATGGCCCCCAGTCCTGCTCTTCAGCCTGGGTGGATCTCAGGTTACCTAGAATGGGTTGTGCTGGGGCTCCAGctttcctcccagctcctggcaaggaacGGGCAGGGAGCTTGGAAGAGAACGGACATTGCCTAAAGCAGCTTTGAAACTAGCTTGGCAAACACAAACCTGCCTCTGGGGCCTCCAAAGCTCTTTGGTatgcctgctgcctgcagaggagggagggagggagggagggaaaccCAGGACAGGAGCCAGCCTTTCCTTACCGCACTGCACGGTGTTCTGCTCACACACCCACTGGTAGCGCTGCACCTTGGGGTTGCAGCCTTCCTTCTCTGCCGTGTCATAGCAGCAGTCATGCCTGTGGCAGCACCTGGGAGACACAGAAAGAGAGGGTATGGGTGTCCTCCTGCATCCTGCCTGTTGGCACAGACTCCAGGGGAGCTttgctcacacacagctcatGACAGCAATGTTCACCCCAGCCTGTCAGTAAATCATCTGTTGATGATGCAAGTATCCTGGCATCTCTGGGAAAGCTTGCTTGTCTCAGGAGCTCATTAATGCCATATTTTTGCTCCCATGACCACTGCACTTCTTCCTCTGAGCTTTTGCCCTCATGAAAGCATGTGTGGTCAAGACACAATAATCTGTCTGAAAAGGAGCAGAAGTGTTCCTATAAGTTGTGCTATTGTGGCTCACTGGCTTAGGCTTATACCCATCCCAAAACTTGAAATTGGAGTGTTTCTTGCTTTCCTCAGTATCACCAAGAAGCTTAGTCTCTTCAGTTCACCTGCCATGTGCACCTTGGCACATAAAGGTTCTGAGGGCAGGCTACAAATTAATTAGTCTCAATGGTGAAATTCATATGAGTCAACTTAAGAACCTTAAGAACTGTCTACATCTAAGGCATTCACCTATCTTCTCTCTATGCACATCTGCACCACAGTTCACTTTTTCATGCTGCAGAGATCTAACACAGGGTGAAAAGCATCAGATTTGAAAAGTGCAGTTGTGTTTCACCGACCGTAGAGGGAATGAGGAGGAATAGCTCAGCTGATGACATCTGTCCTATGGACTAGTCAGTGAGACCATTCTCACTGTCAGTTACTTCTGAATTTATGGAAAACTTGACATCACTTGAATTTTATTCTTGTAATTTAGGGATTCAAATTCCACCAAGAAAAGATTCAGCACTTAGAGATGCTTTCTGCTGAATAGCAAAGGTTGTTTCAGTAAGGATGCAAGGTCAGAGGCTGGAGCCAGAGAGCAGTGAACTCCTGTATTTCCAGGAGACATCTCTGCAAGAACTGACTCTTCAGAGAAACCACTCTACTAACTGGGAAAAACTGAGGCAGGCTGATTTTACATAAAAACCCTGAAGCTGCAACAAAGCCTAATCCATCCTCAGGGGAATGATAGGTAGCAGAGCAGGCCCATCCCTAGTGTCTCATATATGGGACACTGAGCACCGGAGGCTGTGGTGGAGGGGAGTGCCAGCTATAGAAACGAAAGGTCTGTGAGGTCTGGGGCGTGAGTTAGTAGCCAAATTGATGAGTCAGTGGTGGGGGAGTATGGGGAAGAAGAGCAATGTGAAGATAGACGAGCA contains these protein-coding regions:
- the LOC118689540 gene encoding phospholipase A2-like — encoded protein: MGPRLLLLLALLQAVWKGAPGKSHSLHTRGIIELAGAITCGTGRSPLAYIGYGCYCGLGGRGWPKDKTDWCCHRHDCCYDTAEKEGCNPKVQRYQWVCEQNTVQCDNLTDRCEKMVCLCDQEAAKCWGAAPYNPHFILWPDFLCGQTHPTCHVRYGGPE